One window of Mobula hypostoma chromosome 30, sMobHyp1.1, whole genome shotgun sequence genomic DNA carries:
- the LOC134339611 gene encoding late histone H2A.2.2-like, whose protein sequence is MSGRGKGTAGKARSKAKSRSSRAGLQFPVGRVHRLLRKGNYAERVGAGAPVYLAAVLEYLTAEILELAGNAARDNKKTRIIPRHLQLAVRNDEELNKLLGGVTIAQGGVLPNIQAVLLPKKTGGASK, encoded by the coding sequence ATGTCTGGACGTGGAAAAGGCACTGCTGGCAAAGCTCGGTCCAAGGCCAAATCTCGCTCATCTCGGGCTGGACTGCAGTTCCCGGTCGGCCGGGTTCACAGACTCCTAAGAAAGGGTAACTATGCTGAGCGGGTGGGTGCCGGAGCCCCGGTCTATCTGGCTGCTGTGCTCGAGTATCTGACAGCCGAAATCCTCGAATTGGCCGGCAATGCAGCCCGGGACAATAAGAAAACCCGCATCATCCCCCGACACCTGCAGCTGGCCGTCCGCAACGACGAGGAGCTGAACAAGCTGCTGGGAGGGGTGACTATCGCTCAGGGCGGTGTGTTACCCAATATCCAGGCCGTGCTGTTGCCCAAGAAAACCGGCGGTGCCAGTAAGTGA
- the LOC134339769 gene encoding histone H4, with translation MSGRGKGGKGLGKGGAKRHRKVLRDNIQGITKPAIRRLARRGGVKRISGLIYEETRGVLKVFLENVIRDAVTYTEHAKRKTVTAMDVVYALKRQGRTLYGFGG, from the coding sequence ATGtctggcagagggaaaggaggcaAAGGACTGGGCAAAGGCGGAGCCAAGCGGCACCGTAAAGTGCTCCGTGATAACATCCAGGGCATCACCAAACCGGCCATCCGCCGTCTGGCTCGCCGTGGCGGCGTCAAGCGGATCTCGGGTCTGATCTACGAGGAGACCCGCGGGGTGCTGAAGGTTTTCCTGGAGAATGTGATCCGGGATGCGGTCACCTACACTGAACACGCCAAGCGCAAGACGGTCACTGCCATGGATGTGGTGTACGCTCTGAAACGCCAGGGCCGCACTCTCTATGGCTTCGGCGGCTGA
- the LOC134339768 gene encoding histone H2B-like: MPDPAKPAPKKGAKKALSKPASKTGKKRKRSRKETYAIYIYKVMKQVHPDTGISSKAMSIMNSFVNDIFERIAGEASRLAHYNKRSTISSREIQTAVRLLLPGELAKHAVSEGTKAVTKYTSSK, from the coding sequence ATGCCGGATCCAGCGAAACCCGCTCCCAAGAAGGGCGCCAAGAAAGCTTTGTCCAAACCAGCGAGCAAGACTGGCAAGAAGCGCAAGAGGTCGAGGAAGGAGACTTACGCCATCTACATCTACAAAGTGATGAAGCAGGTTCACCCCGACACCGGCATCTCCTCCAAGGCCATGAGCATCATGAATTCATTCGTCAACGATATTTTCGAGCGCATCGCGGGTGAGGCTTCCCGCCTGGCCCATTACAACAAGCGGTCCACCATCAGCTCCCGGGAGATCCAGACCGCCGTGCGCCTGCTGCTGCCCGGGGAGCTGGCCAAGCACGCCGTGTCCGAAGGGACAAAGGCGGTGACCAAGTACACCAGCTCCAAGTGA
- the LOC134339767 gene encoding histone H1-like, translated as MTETAPAETAPPAAPAAAKKTPKKKAAGRSKPAGPKLGEQIDKIVADCRDRKGMSAVAIMKALTSSGVDVGKRRAQIRMCIKKRVESGSLVQTKGAGLSGSFKSGQGKSAVKAVKKANKPSVKKSAIKKSPSKKSGAKNPAAKKAAAKKPAAKKTATKKPAAKKAAAKKPAAKKAAAKKPAAKKAAAKKPAASKPKSPKKLAAPKKKAAKKTAGKK; from the coding sequence ATGACCGAGACAGCACCCGCCGAAACGGCTCCTCCAGCCGCACCCGCCGCCGCAAAGAAGACTCCCAAGAAGAAGGCGGCCGGCCGGAGCAAACCAGCCGGTCCCAAGCTGGGCGAACAAATCGATAAGATTGTGGCGGATTGTCGCGATAGGAAGGGGATGTCCGCTGTGGCCATCATGAAGGCTCTGACCAGCAGCGGTGTCGATGTAGGGAAACGTCGCGCCCAGATCAGGATGTGCATCAAGAAGAGAGTGGAAAGCGGCTCCTTGGTTCAGACCAAGGGCGCGGGTCTTTCGGGATCCTTTAAATCCGGTCAAGGAAAAAGTGCCGTGAAAGCGGTGAAGAAAGCGAACAAGCCATCGGTAAAGAAATCTGCCATCAAGAAATCTCCCAGCAAGAAGTCTGGCGCCAAGAACCCAGCGGCGAAGAAAGCGGCAGCGAAGAAACCAGCAGCTAAGAAAACAGCAACTAAGAAACCAGCGGCTAAAAAGGCGGCAGCTAAGAAACCAGCAGCTAAAAAGGCGGCAGCTAAGAAACCAGCGGCTAAAAAGGCGGCAGCGAAGAAACCAGCGGCGTCGAAGCCAAAGAGCCCCAAGAAACTCGCAGCCCCGAAGAAGAAGGCGGCCAAGAAGACAGCAGGCAAAAAGTGA
- the LOC134339597 gene encoding histone H2B 1/2-like, with product MPETAKPAPKKGAKKALPKPAGKAGKKRKRLRKESYSIYIYKVMKQVHPDTGISSKAMSIMNSFVNDIFERIGGEASRLAHYNKRSTITSREIQTAVRLLLPGELAKHAVSEGTKAVTKYTSSK from the coding sequence ATGCCTGAGACAGCGAAACCCGCTCCGAAGAAGGGCGCCAAGAAAGCTCTGCCCAAACCAGCGGGCAAGGCAGGGAAGAAGCGCAAGAGGCTGAGGAAGGAGAGTTACTCCATCTACATCTACAAAGTGATGAAGCAGGTTCACCCCGACACCGGCATCTCCTCCAAGGCCATGAGCATCATGAACTCATTCGTCAACGATATCTTCGAGCGCATCGGGGGCGAGGCTTCCCGCCTGGCCCATTACAACAAGCGGTCAACCATCACCTCACGGGAGATCCAGACCGCCGTGCGCCTGCTGCTGCCCGGGGAGCTGGCCAAGCACGCCGTGTCCGAAGGGACAAAGGCGGTGACCAAGTACACCAGCTCCAAGTAA